From the genome of Candidatus Effluviviaceae Genus V sp.:
ATGACGTCGGAGTCGCCGAGGTCGTCGTACGTCGCTGTCGACGCGTGTGCGCCCGTCGCCCCGGCGAGGGCGTCGTAGACGCGGGACTCGTCGAGCAGCGCGAGCGAGCCGACCCTCGGTGTCTTGAGGCCGACGCGCGCCAGCTTCTGGAGCCAGAAGGCCTCCTCGTTCGTGAGCCGCGGCGACCCCAGGACGAGCACCGACCCGGGGCCGTGTTCCTCTATCACCTTTCGAATCCCCGCCACCGTCTCGGAGACGGCCTCCTCGAGCGACGTCTCGGCGACGGCCCGCTCACCGCGTACCTTCGGACAGGCGACGCGCTCGCCGTTCAGAAGATGCTCGAAGCCGAAGCGTCCGCGCACACAGAGGTTCCGGTCGTTGGCACCGGGCATGTCGGACGGTGCCGAACAGACGATCCGTGTCCCGACACGGTCGAGCGCGAGCGTGCAGCCCGTCCCGCAGAACGTGCACGTGGTCCGTGTCGGCTCGAGGTCCCAGGGACCCGGCTTCGGCGCATCGACGGCGATCGAAAGCGATGCGGTCGGACACGACGCGACGCACTGACCGCACGATTCGCACGGCGTCTCGGCGAGCGCCCGGTCGAGACTGGGCTTCATCTGCGCATCGAATCCCCTGCGGAAGAGACCGAGCGCCGCCGCGCCCTGGACATTCTCGCAGATCCGGATACAGCGGGCGCAGAGAATGCACTTCTCAGGTTCGATGCGTATCCACGGATGCCGCTCGTCCTGCTCGTCCCGCGTCACGGCCCCGTCGAACCGGTTGTGGTCCGCGCCGTACTCAGCGGAGTACGTCCGAAGATCGCACGTGAACGCACCGACGCAGCCGCACTCGAGACAGCGCGAGGCCTCCTCGAGCGCCTGTTCCTCCGTGTAGCCCTGCTCGACCTCATCGAACGTGCGGATCCGCTCATCGACCTCGATCTCGGGCATCTCCTGACGCGGTTTCTTCGGGTAGTCCTCGAGCTCCTCCTCGGGGAAGGCGTCCCACCGTTCCTTGGTTATATTGAAGAACGGCTCGACCGCGCCGAGTTCCTCTCCCTCGAATACCCGGCAGATGGCGCCCGCTGCCCGGCCGCCGGCGGCGATCGCCTCGATGGCCGTCGCCGCGCCGGTCACGCAGTCTCCGCCCGCGAAGACGCCGTCGACGGAGGTCCGCCCCGTCGTTTCGTCGGCGACGAACGTGCCCCAGCGCGTAAGCTCGAGCTTCGCCTCCGCGGAGTCGGGGTTCTTCTCCGCCGTGTCATGGATCGCCGAGAGATCGGCCACCTGGCCGATGGCGGCGATGACGTTGTCGACCTCGATGGTGAACTCGGATCCCTCGACGGGAACGGGACGCCTGCGGCCGCTGGCGTCCGGCTCGCCGAGCTCCATCCTGATGCAGGTCAGCTTCTCACACTTCCCGTCGCCCTCGATGGCCGTCGGTGAAGCGAGGAAGTGCATCTCGACACCCTCGTGCGCCGCAGCCTCGACCTCGACGTCCCAGGCCGGCATCTCGGCGCGCGACCGGCGATAGACGATCGTCACCTGCTCGGCGCCCAGGCGGAGCGAGGTCCGCGCCGCGTCGATCGCCGTGTTGCCGCCGCCGATCACGGCGACTCGACGACCGATCTCGACCTTCTCGCCGAGCCCCATCTTCTTGAGGAACTCGGTCCCCGCGAGAACACCCTCGAGGTCCTCCCCCGGCACCTTCATTCTGCGGCTGCCCATGGCTCCCATGCCGAGGAAGACGGCATCGAAGCCCTGACTCTTGAGATCGTCGATCGTGAAGTCCCGGCCGAGCGCCTTGCCGCGCTCCAGCGTGACGCCGAGCGAGAGGATGAGCTCGATCTCGCGCTGGAGGGTGTTCTTCGGCAGACGGTACTCGGGGATGCCGTACTGGAGCATCCCGCCCGGGTCGGGAAGGGCCTCGAAGACGGTCACCTCGTGCCCCTCCTGAGCCAGGTAGTAGGCGCAGGTCAGACTCCCCGGTCCCGCGCCGACGCACGCGACGCGTCTTCCGCTCGACGGCTTCACCGCGGGGGACCAGGGATCCTCGTGCTCGATGTCCCAGTCGGCCGCGAAGCGCTTCAGGTAGTCGATGCCGACCGGCCCGTCGATGGCGTTCCGCCTGCACTCACCCTCGCACGGTCTCGTGCAGACACGGCCGATCGTCAGAGGAAACGGGTTGACCTCCTTGACCAGCTTCGTGGCCTCCCGGTACTGCCGCTGCGCTATGAGCGCGATGTATCCCTGAACGTCGACGCCGGCTGGGCACGCCGCCTTGCACGGCGCCACGCAGTCCCCGCGGTGGTTCGAGAGCAGGAGCTCGAGCGCCATCCTCCGCACGGCGATGACGTCGTCTGTGTCCGTCCAGACCTTCATCCCCGGGACGACCTTCGTTCCACAGGACGGGACGTACCGCTTCATCCCCTCGAGCTTCACGGCGCAGACCCAGCACGAGGCGTAGGGCTCGAGCTGCTGGTCGTGACAGAGCGTCGGGATCTCGATGCCGTTCGCGTTGGCGGCCTCGAGGATCGTCGCGCCCTCGTCGACCTGGACTTCCTGACCGTTCAGTGTGATCCTAACGAGCGCCACAGTTCATCCCCTCTGTATGGAACCGCCCCATCCGGAGCGCCGCAGGGTCCGTCGAAGCCCCGCGGGTCATCCCCAGGATCGGCTACGTGACCGTGATCGCGTCGAACTTGCACGCCTGTCGGCAGGCGTCGCACTTCGTGCAGAGGTCCTGCTCTATCGTGTGCGGCTCCTTCTTCTCGCCCCTCGCCGCTCCGGTCGGGCAGACGCGCGCGCACAGCGTGCACCCGACACACTTCTCCGGGTCAACCTCGTATCTGATGAGCGCCTTGCACGAGTGGGCCGGACAGCGCTTCTCGTTGATATGCGCCTCGTACTCCTCGCGGAAGTACCTGATGGTGGTCAGCACCGGGTTCGGTGCCGACTGCCCGAGTCCGCAGAGCGACGACGAGATGATCTTCTCTCCGAGCTCCTCGAGGAGCTCGATGTCGCCCTCGCGCCCCTCGCCGGCGGTGATGCGGTCGAGGACCTCGAGCATCCGCTTCGTCCCGATCCTGCAGAACGTGCACTTCCCGCAGCTCTCGTCCTGCGTGAACTGGAGGAAGAAACGGGCGATGTCGACCATACAGTTCGAGTCGTCCATGACGACCATGCCGCCCGATCCCATAATGGCCCCGGTCTTCGTGATCGACTCGTAGTCGATCGCGAGGTCCTCGTGGTCCTTCGTCAGGCAGCCGCCCGAAGGCCCGCCCATCTGGACTGCCTTGAACTCGCGCCCCTCCGGCACGCCGCCGCCGACGTCATGCACGATCTCGCGGATCGTGATGCCCATCGGCACCTCGACGAGCCCGCCGCGCTTCACCTTGCCCGCGAGCGCAAAGACCTTCG
Proteins encoded in this window:
- a CDS encoding molybdopterin-dependent oxidoreductase is translated as MALVRITLNGQEVQVDEGATILEAANANGIEIPTLCHDQQLEPYASCWVCAVKLEGMKRYVPSCGTKVVPGMKVWTDTDDVIAVRRMALELLLSNHRGDCVAPCKAACPAGVDVQGYIALIAQRQYREATKLVKEVNPFPLTIGRVCTRPCEGECRRNAIDGPVGIDYLKRFAADWDIEHEDPWSPAVKPSSGRRVACVGAGPGSLTCAYYLAQEGHEVTVFEALPDPGGMLQYGIPEYRLPKNTLQREIELILSLGVTLERGKALGRDFTIDDLKSQGFDAVFLGMGAMGSRRMKVPGEDLEGVLAGTEFLKKMGLGEKVEIGRRVAVIGGGNTAIDAARTSLRLGAEQVTIVYRRSRAEMPAWDVEVEAAAHEGVEMHFLASPTAIEGDGKCEKLTCIRMELGEPDASGRRRPVPVEGSEFTIEVDNVIAAIGQVADLSAIHDTAEKNPDSAEAKLELTRWGTFVADETTGRTSVDGVFAGGDCVTGAATAIEAIAAGGRAAGAICRVFEGEELGAVEPFFNITKERWDAFPEEELEDYPKKPRQEMPEIEVDERIRTFDEVEQGYTEEQALEEASRCLECGCVGAFTCDLRTYSAEYGADHNRFDGAVTRDEQDERHPWIRIEPEKCILCARCIRICENVQGAAALGLFRRGFDAQMKPSLDRALAETPCESCGQCVASCPTASLSIAVDAPKPGPWDLEPTRTTCTFCGTGCTLALDRVGTRIVCSAPSDMPGANDRNLCVRGRFGFEHLLNGERVACPKVRGERAVAETSLEEAVSETVAGIRKVIEEHGPGSVLVLGSPRLTNEEAFWLQKLARVGLKTPRVGSLALLDESRVYDALAGATGAHASTATYDDLGDSDVILLLDSDIAEEQTVAGIHVRKAVARGARLIVVSETETRMARLADTWIRIAPDRLGGLLAAWVLAGLESGAAPEHVDPAAVKAAVPDGGPAALAEEAGVYADVLTEAGRAFIGGDRPTLVANVLSFDRRSAGEDAAMAVALASTAGCTDRVLFLRMRANGQGITDSGLHPRLLPGQADAADPETLARYAGVMGGDVPAAGAEPFDPVALIEAGSVRAALIVGEDPLVGTDDASRVREAFGKLDTLVVADSIPNVTAGMADVVLPLASFGEVDGSFTNSERRVQRVTAASRPAAAVTALELLAALGREAGLEMGDSDPDAVRRELESALAGGPIADWSLDGDGTVWQSGGRARAGRHVADGPTVVFFHPRWTDAAETTFSLKVEEAGLDPFVVARAGV
- a CDS encoding NADH-quinone oxidoreductase subunit F; protein product: LRPPYPSVKGLWGRPTNNNNVETYANVPWIIRNGAEKYAELGTETSNGTKVFALAGKVKRGGLVEVPMGITIREIVHDVGGGVPEGREFKAVQMGGPSGGCLTKDHEDLAIDYESITKTGAIMGSGGMVVMDDSNCMVDIARFFLQFTQDESCGKCTFCRIGTKRMLEVLDRITAGEGREGDIELLEELGEKIISSSLCGLGQSAPNPVLTTIRYFREEYEAHINEKRCPAHSCKALIRYEVDPEKCVGCTLCARVCPTGAARGEKKEPHTIEQDLCTKCDACRQACKFDAITVT